Proteins from a single region of Oncorhynchus keta strain PuntledgeMale-10-30-2019 chromosome 20, Oket_V2, whole genome shotgun sequence:
- the LOC118399488 gene encoding nuclear inhibitor of protein phosphatase 1-like isoform X2 produces MAANPSTNTPLFDCPSWAGKPPPGLHLDVVKGDKLVEKLIIDEKKYYLFGRNPDLCDFTIDHQSCSRIHSALVYHRHLKRVFLIDLNSTHGTFLGHIRLEPHKPQQVPIDSTMSFGASTRVYTLREKPQTQTNTIPGGEVKAGEDEELKGLLGLPEEETELENLTEFNTAHNKRISTLTIEDGNLDIVRPKRKRRSSRVSFSEEEVIINPEDVDPSVGRFRNMVQTAVVPIKKRKMEGHATLGLEDSVARRMQNFPFSGGLYGDLPPTIGEAGSLPAMAQGGATILGGLPLVFPNPAPEVDVSPTSASAQPFVTPSPAVILAPGPYTTEALNEPRKKKYAKEAWPGKKPTPSLLI; encoded by the exons ATGGCAGCAAACCCAAGCACAAACACACCTCTTTTTGACTGCCCGTCATG GGCAGGGAAACCTCCCCCTGGACTCCATCTAGATGTGGTGAAGGGAGACAAGCTAGTAGAG AAGCTAATCATTGATGAAAAGAAATACTACTTGTTTGGGCGGAACCCAGACTTGTGTGACTTCACGATAGACCACCAGTCGTGTTCTCGTATCCACTCAGCCCTGGTCTACCACAGACACCTCAAGAGGGTTTTCCTGATCGACCTCAACAGCA CACATGGTACATTCCTGGGTCATATCCGTCTGGAGCCCCACAAGCCCCAGCAGGTGCCCATCGACTCCACCATGTCGTTCGGGGCATCCACACGGGTCTACACCCTGAGAGAGAAGCCCCAGACTCAGACTAACACCATACCTGGAGGGGAGGTGAAGGCAGGGGAGGACGAGGAGCTCAAAGGACTGCTGGGTCTACCTGAGGAGGAGACTGAGctggag AACCTGACAGAGTTCAACACGGCCCACAACAAGCGTATCTCCACCCTGACCATTGAGGATGGCAATCTGGACATTGTGAGGcccaagaggaagaggaggagtagcagGGTCTCCTTCAGTGAGGAGGAGGTCATCATCAACCCAG AGGACGTCGACCCATCAGTAGGGCGCTTCAGGAACATGGTACAGACTGCTGTTGTCCCAATCAAG AAGAGGAAGATGGAGGGTCACGCTACACTAGGTCTGGAGGACTCTGTGGCCAGACGCATGCAGAACTTCCCTTTCAGTGGAGGGCTCTATGGAGACCTCCCACCCACCATTGGAGAGGCCGGCTCCCTCCCCGCCATGGCCCAGGGTGGAGCTACTATCCTGGGGGGCCTGCCGCTGGTCTTCCCTAACCCTGCTCCCGAGGTGGACGTCTCCCCCACCTCAGCCTCAGCACAGCCCTTCGTCACCCCCAGCCCTGCTGTTATCCTCGCCCCCGGACCCTACACCACCGAGGCTCTCAACGAACCACGCAAGAAGAAATATGCCAAGGAGGCGTGGCCAGGGAAGAAGCCCACCCCTTCTCTTCTAATATAG
- the LOC118399488 gene encoding nuclear inhibitor of protein phosphatase 1-like isoform X1, which yields MFSLFPSNQLLIRCECNYQVEQNQQVADLIGAGKPPPGLHLDVVKGDKLVEKLIIDEKKYYLFGRNPDLCDFTIDHQSCSRIHSALVYHRHLKRVFLIDLNSTHGTFLGHIRLEPHKPQQVPIDSTMSFGASTRVYTLREKPQTQTNTIPGGEVKAGEDEELKGLLGLPEEETELENLTEFNTAHNKRISTLTIEDGNLDIVRPKRKRRSSRVSFSEEEVIINPEDVDPSVGRFRNMVQTAVVPIKKRKMEGHATLGLEDSVARRMQNFPFSGGLYGDLPPTIGEAGSLPAMAQGGATILGGLPLVFPNPAPEVDVSPTSASAQPFVTPSPAVILAPGPYTTEALNEPRKKKYAKEAWPGKKPTPSLLI from the exons atgttttcattgttcccctctaatcagttACTGATTAGGTGTGAGTGCAATTACCAGGTAGAACAGAACCAGCAGGTTGCGGACCTCATAGG GGCAGGGAAACCTCCCCCTGGACTCCATCTAGATGTGGTGAAGGGAGACAAGCTAGTAGAG AAGCTAATCATTGATGAAAAGAAATACTACTTGTTTGGGCGGAACCCAGACTTGTGTGACTTCACGATAGACCACCAGTCGTGTTCTCGTATCCACTCAGCCCTGGTCTACCACAGACACCTCAAGAGGGTTTTCCTGATCGACCTCAACAGCA CACATGGTACATTCCTGGGTCATATCCGTCTGGAGCCCCACAAGCCCCAGCAGGTGCCCATCGACTCCACCATGTCGTTCGGGGCATCCACACGGGTCTACACCCTGAGAGAGAAGCCCCAGACTCAGACTAACACCATACCTGGAGGGGAGGTGAAGGCAGGGGAGGACGAGGAGCTCAAAGGACTGCTGGGTCTACCTGAGGAGGAGACTGAGctggag AACCTGACAGAGTTCAACACGGCCCACAACAAGCGTATCTCCACCCTGACCATTGAGGATGGCAATCTGGACATTGTGAGGcccaagaggaagaggaggagtagcagGGTCTCCTTCAGTGAGGAGGAGGTCATCATCAACCCAG AGGACGTCGACCCATCAGTAGGGCGCTTCAGGAACATGGTACAGACTGCTGTTGTCCCAATCAAG AAGAGGAAGATGGAGGGTCACGCTACACTAGGTCTGGAGGACTCTGTGGCCAGACGCATGCAGAACTTCCCTTTCAGTGGAGGGCTCTATGGAGACCTCCCACCCACCATTGGAGAGGCCGGCTCCCTCCCCGCCATGGCCCAGGGTGGAGCTACTATCCTGGGGGGCCTGCCGCTGGTCTTCCCTAACCCTGCTCCCGAGGTGGACGTCTCCCCCACCTCAGCCTCAGCACAGCCCTTCGTCACCCCCAGCCCTGCTGTTATCCTCGCCCCCGGACCCTACACCACCGAGGCTCTCAACGAACCACGCAAGAAGAAATATGCCAAGGAGGCGTGGCCAGGGAAGAAGCCCACCCCTTCTCTTCTAATATAG
- the LOC118399489 gene encoding replication protein A 32 kDa subunit-like isoform X2, which yields MMPCTVSQLLSATAVGEVFRVGDIEVNQVSVLGIVRRTVPSVNNVLYSVDDMTGPPLGVKLWVNTADPGVDSTFVSPGTYVKVSGSLRIIQGQRSLVAFNLCCLEDLNEITSHMLEVVQAHMQHNRNLCGGGNPGDGDASTYGLSASQSQVLNLIRSCSDSKPRGISLEELDIKLGYLSMTAISQTLEFLIREGHIFSTIDDKHFRSTTG from the exons ATGATGCCGTGCACTGTGTCCCAACTGCTGTCTGCCACGGCTGTCGGGGAAGTCTTCAGAGTTGGTGACATTGAGGTCAACCAG GTATCTGTGCTGGGTATCGTCAGGAGAACGGTTCCCTCAGTAAACAATGTCTTGTACTCCGTGGACGACATGACTGGACCACCATTAGGTGTGAAGCTCTGGGTGAACACTGCA GATCCTGGTGTGGACAGTACTTTTGTGTCGCCAGGGACTTATGTCAAGGTCTCTGGAAGCCTGCGTATCATTCAG GGCCAAAGATCATTGGTGGCTTTCAACCTCTGTTGCCTTGAGGACCTGAATGAGATCACCTCTCACATGCTGGAGGTAGTGCAGGCCCACATGCAGCACAACAGGAACCTTTGTGGTGGTGGTAATCCTGGAGATGGAGATGCATCAACCTACGGGCTGAGTGCCAGTCAGAGCCAG GTGTTGAACCTGATCCGGAGTTGCTCAGACTCCAAGCCCAGGGGCATCAGTCTAGAGGAGCTAGACATTAAGCTGGGGTACCTCAGCATGACTGCCATCAG CCAGACCTTGGAGTTTCTTATCAGAGAAGGCCACATCTTCTCCACCATCGACGACAAGCATTTCAGGTCCACTACTGGCTAG
- the LOC118399489 gene encoding replication protein A 32 kDa subunit-like isoform X1: MCFYKVYNRGSYMGSGYRYNQSTGGFTTFQSGQKTTKWSVLQMMPCTVSQLLSATAVGEVFRVGDIEVNQVSVLGIVRRTVPSVNNVLYSVDDMTGPPLGVKLWVNTADPGVDSTFVSPGTYVKVSGSLRIIQGQRSLVAFNLCCLEDLNEITSHMLEVVQAHMQHNRNLCGGGNPGDGDASTYGLSASQSQVLNLIRSCSDSKPRGISLEELDIKLGYLSMTAISQTLEFLIREGHIFSTIDDKHFRSTTG; this comes from the exons ATGTGTTTTTACAAAGTATACAACAGGGGCTCATATATGGGAAGTGGATACAGGTACAATCAGTCCACAGGTGGATTTACCACCTTCCAGTCAGGACAGAAGACAACCAAG TGGTCAGTACTTCAGATGATGCCGTGCACTGTGTCCCAACTGCTGTCTGCCACGGCTGTCGGGGAAGTCTTCAGAGTTGGTGACATTGAGGTCAACCAG GTATCTGTGCTGGGTATCGTCAGGAGAACGGTTCCCTCAGTAAACAATGTCTTGTACTCCGTGGACGACATGACTGGACCACCATTAGGTGTGAAGCTCTGGGTGAACACTGCA GATCCTGGTGTGGACAGTACTTTTGTGTCGCCAGGGACTTATGTCAAGGTCTCTGGAAGCCTGCGTATCATTCAG GGCCAAAGATCATTGGTGGCTTTCAACCTCTGTTGCCTTGAGGACCTGAATGAGATCACCTCTCACATGCTGGAGGTAGTGCAGGCCCACATGCAGCACAACAGGAACCTTTGTGGTGGTGGTAATCCTGGAGATGGAGATGCATCAACCTACGGGCTGAGTGCCAGTCAGAGCCAG GTGTTGAACCTGATCCGGAGTTGCTCAGACTCCAAGCCCAGGGGCATCAGTCTAGAGGAGCTAGACATTAAGCTGGGGTACCTCAGCATGACTGCCATCAG CCAGACCTTGGAGTTTCTTATCAGAGAAGGCCACATCTTCTCCACCATCGACGACAAGCATTTCAGGTCCACTACTGGCTAG